The DNA window TCCTTCCAAAGTCCATAATCTTCGTGTCTCTCCAGAAGCCCGGAGCGTAGCCGAGCGGGTCTCCAAGAGCGTTTATCTTCAATCTCGCTGGCGAAGCATCACTGTGTGTTGCATCTTTCCAGCTTCCAGGAGAGGATGTGTCATAAATCTCGTAGAGAGTCGAATTTCCGACCATCGTGTTTCTCACTGGATGAGTTGACGGGTAATACAATCTGACTCCGAATTCGTAACCGTAGTCTCCCGTCGATTTATTGCCATCGAGGTCAAGAGCCAGGTCACCTATGTCAGCTGGCTTACCTGAGTAAACTATAGCAATGTAGATGAAGTCCTCATCTTCAGTCAGGTACATGGCTTCCATGTCGAATTTCTCTCTACCCAGTGGTTGCGGCTCTCCATCGATCAACGGCTCGTAGTAAGTAGAGTAAGAAGAGCCCATACCTTTTATGTGTACACCTTCAGCATATGCATCCGCATACCCGAGTTTTGGATCAACATTATCCTCGATGACGAACCTAATCCCCGAGTTTGGTAGCCACGCAGACACGTTTCCATTCTCACCGGGAACGCTTGAATCGTTTAAGCCATCTCTCAATTCATCAAGCGTAATTCCCCAGTCGCTCAAATCTCCGTCGATAGTTATAGCCATTGCCTTTGGCAACGCCAGTGCAAGCACTACAAGTCCAAACAAAACTTTTAACGTTTTTTTCATTTCATCATTCACCAAATCTCCCTTAAATTTTCAATTTAATGAACCTTTATAGATACAACTATAAAAACCTTTCTTCCATAAATAGTAAAAACTTGTTATTATGATCATAATTAATGTTCAACTTCCTCAACGAAGTTCACAAGCCACTCACTTAAATCGACTTTTTCTTTGATAAGAACATCCCTTCTTCTTTTCCAGATTCTTTTAGATCTCTTGTCTTCGAGGATTTTAACAGCTCTTTCTAAAGCCTCTTCTTGGTTCGCATAGAACTCAATAAGCTTGTATTTGTTTCTCAACTCAAGCAAGTTACCTGACATTAATCCTGTAGGTAAACCGCTACTTGTCGATTCGACATGTATGGAGGGCGTTCCGAGTACAGCCGCTTCAACAGCCATTGTAGCTCCTTCTCCAATGTACATGTCAGCGAAGTAAAGTAAAGAGTGGGCAAGTTCTGGTGGAATTTTCGCATTTTCCCCGTTTTTACTCTCATTAAGTACAACAACGTTTCCGAAATCTTCAAGAGTTTTTTTGGCTTTCTTATAATCCTCCAATCCTTTCAAACTCCTATCGTGATAGGCATTCCAAGAAATTGTTCTGAAAACTATAAACCTCTCGTTTTTTGGGAAATCCAAGTAATCGTAAACAGTCCTATCTTCTCTAAAGTTGTTCGGATGCAAGTAAGCTAACTCAAAAAAGCTGTTAAATCGCACATGTTTTTCTCCAAAATCTCC is part of the Ferroglobus placidus DSM 10642 genome and encodes:
- a CDS encoding DUF354 domain-containing protein, producing the protein MKVAIGVVHPKHVHIFRHFVKEMEKRGHEILVLAVNKGETMYLLEKYYENYKILGESGGNIYSKLLKLVKYERSSLSILRKFRPDVTIGRPIPHMVHANAVVGGDYVILEDTEIAKKLHMITVPFSKYVVTPKSFLGDFGEKHVRFNSFFELAYLHPNNFREDRTVYDYLDFPKNERFIVFRTISWNAYHDRSLKGLEDYKKAKKTLEDFGNVVVLNESKNGENAKIPPELAHSLLYFADMYIGEGATMAVEAAVLGTPSIHVESTSSGLPTGLMSGNLLELRNKYKLIEFYANQEEALERAVKILEDKRSKRIWKRRRDVLIKEKVDLSEWLVNFVEEVEH